The genomic window CCCTGTCGGGCCGGAAGATGGATGCGCTTCGGGCGGATTCCCGCGTGTGTTTCCTCGTCGATGAGGCGGGGCCCCAGGTCCTGTGGGAACGCGGCTGCGGGATCAGCCAGATCTACCGCAGCGTCGTCTGCTTCGGGAGAGCCGAACTCGTCGACAGCCCGGAGGAGAAGAAGGAGATCCTGGAGAGAATGATCCGAAAGTACGTGCCGCCCGGTTACCCGGTTTCCCCCATGAGGGATCAGAACATCGAAAACACGGCCGTCGTGCGGATCGTCATCGAGTCGATGAGCGGAAAAGCGAACGAGCTCTCCCCGTCGTTGCACACGGTCTTGCCCGGGCGTCCGGGGGAAGGGGAATGAGCCCGAACCCGGTCGGCCGGTAAAGGGCGGACCTCAGCTCCCCGCCCGGATGGACAGGATGTCGCCGTCCTGCACGATGTAGCCCTTGCCTTCCAGTCGCCACACACCCGCCTTCTTGCACCCCGCAAAGCCCCCGAGGCGCATGAAGTCCTCGTAGGAGACCGTCTCGGCCCGGATGAACGTCCGGGCGAGGTCCGTGTGGATCGTCCCGGCCGCCTCCTGGGCGCTCATCCCCCTGCGGATGGGCCAGGCGCGGCACTCG from Syntrophaceae bacterium includes these protein-coding regions:
- a CDS encoding pyridoxamine 5'-phosphate oxidase family protein, with protein sequence MRTEPRRKDRAMPSARDMERLLERMPVGRLAVSTAEGPYAVAVNYLFWEGSIYFHGALSGRKMDALRADSRVCFLVDEAGPQVLWERGCGISQIYRSVVCFGRAELVDSPEEKKEILERMIRKYVPPGYPVSPMRDQNIENTAVVRIVIESMSGKANELSPSLHTVLPGRPGEGE